Proteins from a single region of Eublepharis macularius isolate TG4126 chromosome 9, MPM_Emac_v1.0, whole genome shotgun sequence:
- the MB gene encoding myoglobin isoform X3 encodes MGLSDQEWQRVLEIWGKVEPDLPVHAQEVIIRMFQRHPETLEHFDKFKHLKTLDEMKSSEELKKHGMTVLNALGRILKRKGQHEAELRPLAQTHATKHKIPISSFLK; translated from the exons ATGGGGCTCAGTGACCAGGAATGGCAGAGGGTCTTGGAAATATGGGGAAAAGTGGAACCTGATCTCCCTGTACATGCCCAGGAAGTTATCATCAG GATGTTTCAGAGGCACCCTGAGACCTTGGAACACTTTGACAAGTTCAAGCACCTGAAGACGCTTGATGAGATGAAGAGCTCAGAAGAACTGAAGAAGCATGGAATGACCGTCCTCAACGCCCTGGGCAGAATCCTGAAACGGAAAGGGCAACATGAGGCAGAACTCAGACCACTGGCGCAGACCCACGCCACCAAGCATAAAATTCCCATCAG TTCATTTCTGAAGTGA
- the MB gene encoding myoglobin isoform X2 produces the protein MFQRHPETLEHFDKFKHLKTLDEMKSSEELKKHGMTVLNALGRILKRKGQHEAELRPLAQTHATKHKIPIRYLEFISEVIVGVIADQYSADFGADSQAAMRKALEVFRNDMASKYKEFGFQG, from the exons ATGTTTCAGAGGCACCCTGAGACCTTGGAACACTTTGACAAGTTCAAGCACCTGAAGACGCTTGATGAGATGAAGAGCTCAGAAGAACTGAAGAAGCATGGAATGACCGTCCTCAACGCCCTGGGCAGAATCCTGAAACGGAAAGGGCAACATGAGGCAGAACTCAGACCACTGGCGCAGACCCACGCCACCAAGCATAAAATTCCCATCAGGTATCTTGAG TTCATTTCTGAAGTGATTGTTGGCGTCATTGCTGATCAATATTCTGCGGATTTTGGGGCCGATTCACAAGCAGCCATGAGGAAGGCCTTGGAGGTGTTCCGGAATGACATGGCTAGCAAGTACAAGGAGTTTGGATTCCAGGGTTAG
- the MB gene encoding myoglobin isoform X1, whose protein sequence is MGLSDQEWQRVLEIWGKVEPDLPVHAQEVIIRMFQRHPETLEHFDKFKHLKTLDEMKSSEELKKHGMTVLNALGRILKRKGQHEAELRPLAQTHATKHKIPIRYLEFISEVIVGVIADQYSADFGADSQAAMRKALEVFRNDMASKYKEFGFQG, encoded by the exons ATGGGGCTCAGTGACCAGGAATGGCAGAGGGTCTTGGAAATATGGGGAAAAGTGGAACCTGATCTCCCTGTACATGCCCAGGAAGTTATCATCAG GATGTTTCAGAGGCACCCTGAGACCTTGGAACACTTTGACAAGTTCAAGCACCTGAAGACGCTTGATGAGATGAAGAGCTCAGAAGAACTGAAGAAGCATGGAATGACCGTCCTCAACGCCCTGGGCAGAATCCTGAAACGGAAAGGGCAACATGAGGCAGAACTCAGACCACTGGCGCAGACCCACGCCACCAAGCATAAAATTCCCATCAGGTATCTTGAG TTCATTTCTGAAGTGATTGTTGGCGTCATTGCTGATCAATATTCTGCGGATTTTGGGGCCGATTCACAAGCAGCCATGAGGAAGGCCTTGGAGGTGTTCCGGAATGACATGGCTAGCAAGTACAAGGAGTTTGGATTCCAGGGTTAG